A stretch of Myxococcus hansupus DNA encodes these proteins:
- a CDS encoding AEC family transporter, translated as MGNVIGLLGACMVLGVLARHSGKFPEGSAGAFNTFVLYVALPALVLRAMHQLVFVPELLVAASVPWLYYLGAGPFFRLLGPRLGLAKPSIMALVLTAGLGNTAFVGLPMAEALLGREGLPVAVVVDQLGSFLVLSSLATLAAARAGAETPLPLGQLARKVATFPPFLALVVALATRPWAYPVWLDGVLERLGSLLTPLALFAIGLQLRLSGVRHRLPALALGLSYKLLLVPALAALGLLALPGLSPVVVQATLLQAAMGPMVSAAILAAEHELDPDLAVLMVGVGIPLSFATAPLMLMLVR; from the coding sequence ATGGGGAATGTCATCGGGTTGTTGGGGGCGTGCATGGTGCTGGGCGTCCTGGCCCGGCACAGCGGGAAGTTTCCGGAGGGCTCCGCCGGGGCGTTCAACACCTTCGTGCTGTACGTGGCGCTGCCCGCGCTGGTGCTGCGCGCCATGCACCAACTGGTCTTCGTGCCGGAGCTGCTGGTCGCCGCGTCGGTGCCGTGGCTCTACTACCTGGGCGCGGGGCCCTTCTTCCGGCTGCTCGGGCCCCGGCTGGGGCTGGCGAAGCCGTCCATCATGGCGCTGGTGTTGACGGCGGGCTTGGGCAACACGGCCTTCGTGGGGCTGCCCATGGCGGAGGCGCTGCTGGGCCGCGAGGGCCTGCCGGTGGCGGTGGTGGTGGATCAGCTCGGCTCGTTCCTCGTGCTGTCCTCCCTGGCGACGCTGGCGGCGGCGCGGGCGGGCGCGGAGACGCCGCTGCCTTTGGGGCAGCTCGCGCGCAAGGTGGCCACCTTCCCGCCGTTCCTGGCGCTGGTGGTGGCGCTGGCCACGCGGCCCTGGGCCTATCCCGTCTGGTTGGATGGTGTGCTGGAGCGGCTGGGTTCGCTGCTGACGCCGCTGGCGCTCTTCGCCATTGGCCTGCAACTGCGGCTGTCGGGCGTCCGCCACCGGTTGCCCGCCCTGGCGTTGGGGTTGTCCTACAAGCTGCTGCTGGTGCCCGCGCTGGCGGCGCTGGGCCTGCTGGCGCTGCCCGGCCTGTCGCCGGTGGTGGTGCAGGCCACGCTGCTCCAGGCGGCCATGGGCCCCATGGTGAGCGCGGCCATCCTGGCGGCCGAGCATGAATTGGACCCGGACCTGGCCGTGTTGATGGTGGGGGTGGGCATCCCGCTCTCGTTCGCCACGGCGCCGTTGATGCTGATGCTCGTGCGCTGA
- a CDS encoding pre-peptidase C-terminal domain-containing protein produces the protein MFRSKFVGALTGLSLLAGCGEGEGGFPVPGEAVGQGLSWEVFRAQVYQEPDTGIFIVDGDVPVLSEALLREFYEDHVRSGRLTVHQVGGLDAKWSDTQKRDLTYCVSTTFGSRYDRVVQAMASAAATWEAASDVKFRHVSTEDARCDALNDDVVFDVNPVNAGGAYFARAFFPSHARAVRNLLFDNSAFGGLGPWTLEGVTRHELGHVLGFRHEHTRTQASGCFEDNNWRALTTYDRASVMHYPHCNGTQMGDLVLTQRDIDGARALYGFVYVTETLSGSTWEPGIVHYSPFSVAPGSTFDVEMTGTGDPDLYVRFGAPPTMDAWDCRPYEYSANERCTLVVPAGVNTAYVMIPGYGGDPSFHLNIRYVPLTGFITGPRWAQWSTYVAQGTYRDFGTYDVKPGTQFRVDMRGLGAETDDPDLYVRFGAPPTFDTYDCRPYVVGPHETCDLTVPAGQSKAYVMVHGYSGAMIDVDIDYTAP, from the coding sequence ATGTTTCGGTCCAAGTTCGTTGGTGCCCTCACGGGTCTGTCATTGCTCGCCGGTTGTGGCGAAGGCGAAGGCGGCTTCCCCGTTCCCGGAGAGGCCGTGGGGCAGGGGCTGTCCTGGGAGGTATTCCGCGCGCAGGTGTACCAGGAGCCTGACACGGGCATCTTCATCGTCGATGGTGACGTGCCGGTGCTGTCCGAGGCGTTGCTCCGTGAGTTCTACGAGGACCACGTCCGGAGCGGGCGGCTCACCGTCCACCAGGTGGGCGGCCTGGATGCGAAGTGGAGCGACACGCAGAAGCGGGACCTCACCTACTGCGTGAGCACCACCTTTGGCAGCCGCTACGACCGGGTGGTCCAGGCGATGGCCTCGGCGGCGGCGACATGGGAAGCCGCGAGCGATGTGAAGTTCAGGCACGTGAGCACGGAGGATGCGCGGTGCGATGCCCTCAATGACGACGTCGTGTTCGACGTGAACCCCGTCAACGCGGGCGGTGCGTACTTCGCCCGTGCCTTCTTCCCGAGTCATGCGCGCGCTGTCCGGAATCTGCTCTTCGACAACAGCGCCTTCGGCGGCCTGGGCCCCTGGACGCTGGAGGGCGTGACGCGCCACGAATTGGGCCACGTGCTCGGCTTCCGTCACGAGCACACGCGCACGCAGGCCAGCGGGTGCTTCGAGGACAACAACTGGCGCGCGCTGACGACCTACGACCGCGCGTCCGTCATGCACTACCCGCACTGCAACGGCACCCAGATGGGGGACCTGGTGCTGACGCAGAGGGACATCGACGGCGCCCGGGCGCTCTATGGCTTCGTGTACGTGACGGAGACGCTGTCAGGCTCGACGTGGGAACCGGGCATCGTCCATTACAGCCCTTTCTCCGTGGCGCCTGGCTCGACCTTCGACGTGGAGATGACGGGCACGGGGGATCCGGACCTTTACGTCCGCTTCGGTGCGCCTCCCACGATGGATGCATGGGACTGCCGCCCGTATGAGTACTCCGCCAACGAGCGTTGCACCCTCGTCGTGCCCGCGGGAGTGAACACCGCCTACGTCATGATCCCCGGCTATGGCGGGGACCCTTCCTTCCACTTGAACATCCGGTATGTGCCGCTCACGGGGTTCATCACGGGGCCGCGCTGGGCGCAGTGGTCCACCTACGTGGCTCAGGGGACCTACCGTGACTTCGGTACCTACGACGTGAAGCCCGGGACGCAGTTCCGGGTGGACATGCGAGGCCTGGGCGCGGAGACGGATGACCCCGACCTCTACGTGCGCTTCGGCGCGCCGCCCACGTTCGATACGTATGACTGCCGCCCGTATGTCGTTGGTCCCCATGAGACGTGCGACCTCACGGTGCCCGCGGGCCAGTCGAAGGCGTACGTCATGGTGCATGGCTACTCCGGCGCGATGATTGACGTGGACATCGACTACACCGCGCCGTAG
- a CDS encoding M57 family metalloprotease, which translates to MSQSKFVGALTGLALLAGCGGGDVTNPASDEVVGQGMSWEEFLSLVYQEPETGIYIADGDTPFATEKHLREFYENNVRNGQLIVHRVGGQDAKWSDTQKLNLTYCVSTRFNNNYNRMVQAMATATAQWEAAGHVKFTHVSAQDGNCTASNNNVLFDVSPINAGGQYLARAFFPGDARAARNVVFDPSSFQPLGVWTLEGITRHELGHVLGFRHEHTRPEARTCFEDNNWRALTTYDGASVMHYPQCNGTQNGDLVLTAKDVEGIQALYGTPNGEPPPPPPPPPEGDPRTETFTGTVATGGNFHRGPFTVVPGSTFTATLQRTGSAGDPDLYVQWGAAPTATSFVCRPYLGGTSTETCTLEVPAGVTSAFVMVNGYAAGSFNLTVNYLTPRGTGGGVTTETRTGSVGSSANVQIGSFSVKAGTNFKVVMTGTGDPDLYVRWGAQPTTSAYNCRPYVNGANETCDIPVPAGQTSAFVMVRGFTSATYNLTITYTKP; encoded by the coding sequence ATGTCACAGTCCAAGTTCGTCGGCGCCCTCACGGGCCTGGCGCTGCTCGCCGGTTGCGGCGGCGGCGATGTCACCAACCCTGCTTCCGACGAGGTCGTCGGTCAGGGAATGTCGTGGGAGGAGTTCCTCTCCCTGGTGTACCAGGAGCCTGAGACGGGTATCTACATCGCCGACGGGGACACGCCGTTCGCGACCGAGAAGCACCTGCGCGAGTTCTATGAGAACAACGTCCGGAACGGGCAGCTCATCGTCCACCGCGTGGGCGGCCAGGACGCGAAGTGGAGCGACACGCAGAAGCTGAACCTCACCTACTGCGTGAGCACCCGCTTCAACAACAACTACAACCGGATGGTTCAGGCGATGGCCACTGCGACGGCGCAGTGGGAGGCCGCCGGCCACGTGAAGTTCACTCACGTGAGCGCGCAGGACGGGAACTGCACCGCCAGCAACAACAACGTGCTGTTCGACGTGAGCCCCATCAACGCCGGTGGCCAGTACCTGGCTCGCGCGTTCTTCCCGGGTGACGCGCGCGCCGCGCGCAACGTCGTGTTCGACCCCAGCTCCTTCCAGCCCCTGGGCGTCTGGACGCTGGAGGGCATCACCCGCCACGAGCTGGGCCACGTGCTCGGCTTCCGCCACGAGCACACCCGCCCCGAGGCGCGCACGTGCTTCGAGGACAACAACTGGCGCGCGCTGACGACCTACGACGGCGCGTCCGTCATGCACTACCCGCAGTGCAACGGCACCCAGAACGGGGACCTGGTCCTGACCGCGAAGGACGTCGAGGGCATCCAGGCGCTCTACGGCACGCCGAACGGTGAGCCGCCCCCGCCGCCCCCGCCGCCGCCGGAAGGCGACCCGCGGACGGAGACCTTCACGGGCACCGTCGCGACGGGTGGGAACTTCCACCGGGGCCCCTTCACGGTGGTTCCGGGTTCGACCTTCACCGCGACGCTGCAGCGGACGGGGTCCGCGGGTGACCCGGACCTCTACGTCCAGTGGGGCGCCGCGCCCACCGCGACGTCGTTCGTCTGCCGCCCGTACCTCGGTGGTACCTCGACCGAGACCTGCACCCTCGAGGTGCCGGCGGGCGTGACCTCCGCGTTCGTCATGGTGAACGGCTACGCCGCTGGTTCGTTCAACCTGACGGTCAACTACCTGACGCCCCGGGGCACCGGTGGCGGCGTGACCACCGAGACGCGGACCGGCAGCGTGGGGAGCAGCGCCAACGTCCAGATTGGCTCCTTCAGCGTGAAGGCTGGCACCAATTTCAAGGTCGTGATGACGGGCACGGGTGACCCGGACCTCTACGTCCGGTGGGGCGCGCAGCCCACCACGTCGGCGTACAACTGCCGCCCGTACGTCAACGGCGCCAACGAGACGTGCGACATCCCCGTTCCCGCGGGTCAGACCAGCGCGTTTGTGATGGTGCGTGGCTTCACGAGCGCCACCTACAACCTGACCATCACCTACACCAAGCCGTAG
- the traC gene encoding outer membrane exchange accessory lipoprotein TraC, producing MNAFVRNPRPAPAPSRHWLGALALALAFVLAGCSAFSRAVKEGDLASQEQKWADAEAAYLRALAADPEASEVKVKLGKVRQAWSEVVLAEARSVHADGNLDGAMKLLVRALELNGDNGPARDLLSETLDARVAAGNVALKAERLQDARAEFDAVLSVAPDHSAAKRGVDGVQVAWAKRWFTTGGDLEKSGKLGNALVAYVRADQERVGATAARERAEAVRQKLRDEVAFLVVASPVEDRAGAPDVAQRLAAGRLASMLPTKLPLRVVTEAPEGREGVRLDLALERVLPLQVVEESQRTQRYLAGNRSVPNPRRAGYEGKLLQSERTLEDVERKQATALREYLRMQAELSMVRVAAERCRERERRECREALQECGEAARETRRGEFPSECNPSRCNAKSCVAEELLLVAKVAASLDKEKVLEAALDKAEGQRTEVQRHRDTTFREPITVEEPMYSEFVFDVQLHRLTVTASVTAVMRDLLKEQQVVAPNTHDYAVVHEDTAHKGYDRYGVLADPVQLRNELELRVEVGDKAVADLALKVKERFDAYRGKRVEDARRGMVRPGAEDVVETAVRALLLTADGLPQDILQPLGRARGLNRPEALVGL from the coding sequence GTGAACGCGTTCGTCCGAAACCCTCGTCCCGCACCCGCTCCTTCACGTCACTGGCTGGGGGCGTTGGCCCTGGCGCTGGCGTTCGTCCTGGCGGGGTGTTCCGCCTTCTCCCGCGCGGTGAAGGAGGGAGACCTCGCCAGCCAGGAGCAGAAGTGGGCGGACGCGGAGGCCGCGTATCTGCGCGCGCTGGCCGCGGACCCGGAGGCCTCCGAGGTCAAGGTGAAGCTGGGCAAGGTGCGTCAGGCCTGGAGCGAGGTGGTGCTGGCGGAGGCGCGCTCGGTGCACGCGGATGGGAACCTGGATGGCGCGATGAAGCTGCTGGTGCGCGCGTTGGAGCTCAACGGGGACAACGGGCCCGCGCGCGACTTGTTGAGCGAGACGCTGGATGCGCGCGTGGCCGCGGGCAACGTGGCGCTCAAGGCGGAGCGGCTCCAGGACGCGCGCGCCGAGTTCGACGCCGTGCTGTCGGTGGCGCCGGACCACTCGGCCGCGAAGCGGGGCGTGGACGGGGTGCAGGTGGCCTGGGCGAAGCGCTGGTTCACCACCGGCGGCGACTTGGAGAAGTCCGGCAAGCTGGGCAACGCGCTGGTGGCCTATGTCCGCGCGGACCAGGAGCGCGTGGGCGCCACGGCGGCGCGTGAGCGGGCCGAGGCCGTGCGCCAGAAGCTGCGGGACGAGGTGGCCTTCCTCGTGGTGGCCTCGCCCGTGGAGGACCGGGCCGGCGCGCCGGACGTGGCGCAGCGGCTGGCGGCCGGGCGGCTGGCGTCCATGCTCCCCACGAAGCTGCCCCTGCGCGTGGTGACGGAGGCCCCGGAGGGCCGCGAGGGCGTGCGGCTGGACCTGGCGCTGGAGCGGGTGTTGCCGCTGCAGGTGGTGGAGGAGTCGCAGCGCACGCAGCGCTACCTGGCGGGAAACCGCTCCGTGCCCAACCCGCGCCGCGCGGGCTACGAGGGCAAGCTGCTCCAGTCCGAGCGCACCCTGGAGGACGTCGAGCGCAAGCAGGCCACGGCGCTGCGCGAGTACCTGCGCATGCAGGCGGAGCTGAGCATGGTGCGCGTGGCCGCCGAGCGCTGCCGGGAGCGCGAGCGCCGGGAGTGCCGCGAGGCCCTGCAGGAGTGTGGCGAGGCCGCGCGCGAGACGCGCCGGGGCGAGTTCCCCAGTGAGTGCAACCCGTCGCGGTGCAACGCCAAGTCCTGCGTCGCCGAGGAGCTGCTGCTGGTGGCCAAGGTCGCCGCGTCGCTGGACAAGGAGAAGGTGCTGGAGGCCGCGCTGGACAAGGCGGAGGGCCAGCGCACCGAGGTGCAGCGGCACCGGGACACCACCTTCCGCGAGCCCATCACCGTGGAGGAGCCCATGTATTCGGAGTTCGTGTTCGACGTGCAGCTCCACCGGCTCACCGTGACGGCCTCCGTCACCGCGGTGATGCGGGACTTGCTCAAGGAGCAGCAGGTGGTGGCGCCCAACACGCATGACTACGCGGTGGTGCACGAGGACACCGCGCACAAGGGTTATGACCGGTACGGCGTGCTCGCCGACCCCGTGCAGCTCCGCAACGAATTGGAGCTGCGCGTGGAGGTGGGCGACAAGGCCGTGGCGGACCTGGCCCTCAAGGTGAAGGAGCGCTTCGACGCCTACCGCGGCAAGCGCGTGGAGGACGCCCGCCGCGGCATGGTCCGCCCGGGGGCCGAGGACGTGGTGGAGACCGCCGTGCGCGCGCTCCTGCTCACCGCGGACGGGCTGCCGCAAGACATCCTCCAGCCGCTGGGCCGTGCCCGGGGCCTCAACCGCCCGGAGGCCCTGGTCGGGCTCTGA